From a single Daphnia pulex isolate KAP4 chromosome 2, ASM2113471v1 genomic region:
- the LOC124188954 gene encoding protein sidekick-like isoform X4: MPGVKAQHLGLLPSVLLLFLCQHISSADNMQSPRFVTQPSASASIVSEGRAKFLQCQAVGYPQPEYRWMKDGSFQTEFSSEPVYKIQSIRREDAGVYQCVARNAVGSIFSEQVQVLVAYMSPFSDQTETSLTIQTGDAAVLEVQALESQPKPAVTWEAEDGAPLYGHKYAIGPDNQLVILSASESDQKLYRAHVTNTQLGQEELSGGVRLVVRGNSETDDVPARIVIAPRDTEVVRGSPVTELHCIANARSLYHLETLWFKDDEPIENSGVGHTFNDLWNRTLSLLNADPSHSGRYSCRVSTKSLRSEPVTAGANVTILEKPVLLEKVSLETLGDFGRISSLPCRARGVPTPSVKWYRNVVDVTSLPGNKYFVAEDGSLKIQKLAMEDGGMFQCVASNSAGQATAYTWLKVKTSAPVMESPPENRTVRDGRDETFSCKAGGAPTPNITWIFNDTTVLVPSGRVQILEDGSLLIAAVRANDAGKYTCIRTNEAGSVEDSALLSVLVRTQIVQPPVDTRVILGHVATMQCRVSGDSSVSYSVQWRHENKVIDPLRSQRIQVLADGTLQIAEARASDVGTYACHVTSAGGDDSRIAKLYVIELPYPPNGVAASRLGNGKMVNVSWIAGFDGNSPISKFIIQKRVVPVTGPIPDTVNSWTTEIANVSADVRWIDLPSLKAAAAYQFRVSAVNSVGEGQPSEPSNRVTLPQEAPSGPPVGLVGSARSASQIMIQWQPPDEEHRNGMITGYMVRYRLHGYGDNSPWSYRNITNENQRNYLIEDLITWKDYEIQMAAFNRIDVGKFSKSITVKTREGTPEAAPTQVRAEAVNSTTIRVWWKPPDPQLINGINQGYKLQAWRGDNQVAEKTVTVPPSPFDPLAEQTALVDGVQKYTEYQITVLCFTSPGDGPRSGHVTVKTAEDVPDEVSSLRFDEISDRSVRVSWSPPEKDNGKLTGYTVRWSVKDMPHTLKVKNVTGDVSSLVVNSLQPTTHYTFEVAGWTSSGMGAIKTATIQSGIEPVLPGAPTRLAVSNIEAFSVVLQFTPGFDGNSSVTKWTVQAQSLRNSTWDTIWEVTDPEATTLTVSNLTPFMEYALRLVANNVVGPSPPSEPTKRFQTIQAPPSHAPFNVTVRAVSATQLRVRWTPLQQIEWYGVPRGYNVSYRRANADTPLDAVSIEDHNANSFVLEDLEEFTIYQVIVQAYNDVGTSQPSPPATERTREATPSSGPKTVSANETSSTTIVVRWNEVDLLHRNGIIEGYKVYYGALNVPFRYKKVPSNATFTTTLTELRKFTQYSIQVLAYTRIGDGVLSVPPIVVQTMEDVPGVPSNVSFPDVSFSSARVIWDVPAEPNGEILAYRVTYFIDSTQATNTSKEFSPSDRTYRVTNLEAEQFYMFHIAAKTSLGWGQAARALVYTTNSRDAPQPPSAPHVSPSQIQSQQITFSWAPGRDGFAPLRYYTVQYRGDSSGPWQTVNERVEPTVTSYTVHALKPFTAYQFRIQAINDIGPSGWSSESEVVRTLPAAPASGVASVKVIPITTTSVRIVWHPLSEDAWNGDAHTAAYRIDYRQITDFPTPALLQGGGQKEEIYDGKASQMILNDLVRDRNYEIIVTPFNSQGPGPSSSPTTVYVGEAVPTGEPREVAAIATSPTEVRLTWVAPLASQQNGDLLGYKIFYLATSQTIDKEEMEVVPASHVAHSLPFMDMFTEYRIQIVAFNPAGDGPRSVPVTVRTLQGIPGSPGSLKFSDITMNSLKVSWEEPKQPNGEITGYVVTYETAQQDETFSKQVKQKVTTTWLVVANLEEEVTYYFSVRASTFDLGPPATGNVTTGPQEGSPGRPKDLLIARTTSSVNLQWENGPAGKGPIVGYYIESRKKEEDQWQTVARTDQGPMREYSVSYQNLMPSSSYTFRIVAYNKFGISYPVYTHDPFLTPSKLYLEYSYSTHQKPFYHQTWFLVTLAAGSVVIITLLVAVLCVKSKSYKYKHEAQKTLEESLTNEEMGFAFEMRQSKRTGTIGRNTLSRRSVAGSVGVLGGGTLGGASAGPSVVGKPPPRPAPSSVAYNSDDESARGGYDENPDDSSLTEKPSEISSTDSQGSESEPESERGEPHSFVNHYANVNDTLRQSWKKQRPVKNYTSFTDSEQEGSTVVSLNGGQIVMNNKARSRAPLPGFSSFV, translated from the exons ATGCCTGGCGTCAAGGCCCAACACCTGGGATTATTACCGagtgtgttgctgctgttccTTTGTCAACACATTTCGTCTG CGGACAACATGCAGTCGCCCCGTTTCGTCACTCAACCATCCGCTTCGGCGAGCATCGTCAGCGAAGGCCGGGCCAAATTCCTTCAGTGTCAAGCCGTTG GCTACCCGCAGCCGGAATACAGATGGATGAAAGATGGCTCCTTTCAGACGGAATTCTCATCGGAACCGGTTTACAAAATCCAGTCCATCCGACGCGAGGACGCTGGCGTTTACCAATGCGTAGCTCGTAACGCTGTCGGATCCATATTCAGCGAGCAAGTTCAAGTCCTTGTCGCCT ACATGAGTCCCTTTAGCGACCAGACGGAAACGTCGCTGACTATCCAGACAGGCGATGCCGCCGTCCTGGAAGTGCAGGCCCTAGAGTCTCAGCCCAAACCGGCCGTGACTTGGGAAGCTGAAGACGGAGCGCCGCTCTACGGACACAAATATGCCATCGGTCCTGATAACCAACTAGTTATCCTGTCGGCCTCTGAAAGCGACCAGAAACTTTACCG GGCTCACGTAACAAACACGCAGCTGGGTCAAGAAGAGCTGAGCGGAGGAGTTCGATTAGTGGTCCGCGGTAATAGCGAAACCGATGACGTGCCGGCCCGCATCGTCATCGCGCCCCGAGATACGGAAGTGGTTCGCGGCTCTCCCGTCACTGAACTTCATTGCATTGCCAATGCCAG GTCGCTGTATCACTTGGAAACCCTGTGGTTTAAAGATGATGAGCCAATCGAAAACTCTGGAGTTGGGCACACATTCAACGATTTATGGAATCGAACTCTCTCCCTGCTCAACGCCGATCCCAGCCATTCCGGCCGCTATAGTTGCAGAGTTTCCACCAAATCGCTGCGATCCGAACCCGTCACGGCCGGCGCCAACGTCACCATTCTTG aaaaacccGTTCTTTTGGAGAAGGTATCATTGGAGACGTTGGGCGATTTCGGTCGGATCTCTTCGCTACCCTGCCGTGCCCGCGGAGTGCCCACTCCATCCGTCAAGTGGTACAGGAATGTCGTCGACGTGACATCCTTACCGGGGAACAA GTATTTTGTGGCGGAAGATGGATCGCTCAAGATCCAGAAGCTCGCCATGGAGGATGGCGGCATGTTCCAGTGCGTCGCATCCAATAGCGCCGGTCAAGCTACGGCTTACACATGGCTCAAGGTTAAAA CCTCGGCTCCCGTCATGGAATCTCCGCCAGAAAACCGGACAGTCCGTGACGGCCGTGATGAAACATTTAGCTGCAAAGCAGGAGGAGCTCCCACTCCCAACATAACGTGGATCTTTAATG ACACGACTGTCCTAGTACCCTCTGGCCGGGTTCAAATACTCGAGGACGGATCTTTGTTGATTGCCGCCGTGCGTGCCAACGATGCGGGAAAATACACTTGCATCAGAACAAACGAAGCCGGTAGTGTCGAGGATTCTGCCCTCCTCTCCGTCTTGG TGCGCACGCAAATCGTCCAACCACCAGTGGATACTCGAGTGATTCTTGGTCACGTGGCCACTATGCAGTGCAGGGTGTCTGGTGACTCGTCCGTTTCCTACAGCGTTCAATGGCGACATGAAAATAA GGTTATCGATCCGCTTCGCAGTCAGCGGATTCAAGTCCTTGCCGATGGCACTCTGCAGATTGCCGAGGCTCGGGCCTCGGATGTGGGTACCTACGCTTGTCACGTGACATCAGCCGGCGGAGACGACTCGCGAATTGCCAAGCTCTACGTTATCGAACTGCCGTATCCTCCGAACGGAGTGGCCGCCTCACGATTGGGCAACGGCAAAATGGTCAACGTCTCGTGGATCGCGGGATTCGACGGCAACAGTCCAATCTCCAAGTTTATCATCCAAAAACGCGTCGTGCCCGTTACCGGCCCAATACCCGACACGGTTAACAGTTGGACAACGGAAATAGCCAACGTGTCGGCCGACGTTCGATGGATTGATTTACCCTCGCTCAAGGCCGCTGCTGCCTACCAATTCCGCGTCAGCGCCGTCAATAGCGTAGGGGAAGGCCAGCCGTCCGAACCGAGCAACAGAGTCACTCTACCGCAAGAAg CTCCTTCCGGACCGCCGGTGGGACTAGTTGGCTCGGCTCGCTCGGCCTCCCAAATTATGATTCAATGGCAGCCGCCCGACGAGGAGCACCGCAATGGAATGATTACCGGCTACATGGTGCGTTATCGCCTGCACGGCTACGGTGACAACAGCCCCTGGTCTTACCGCAACATAACAAACGAa AATCAACGGAATTATTTGATCGAGGATTTAATCACTTGGAAAGATTACGAAATTCAAATGGCTGCATTTAATCGCATAGACGTTGGAAAGTTTAGCAAATCCATCACGGTCAAGACTCGAGAAGGAA CCCCGGAAGCGGCTCCCACTCAAGTGCGAGCGGAAGCCGTCAATTCGACCACCATTCGAGTGTGGTGGAAACCACCCGATCCTCAGCTGATCAACGGCATTAATCAGGGCTACAAGCTTCAAGCCTGGAGAG GTGATAATCAAGTGGCGGAGAAGACCGTCACAGTTCCACCCAGTCCGTTTGATCCATTGGCGGAGCAAACTGCTTTGGTGGATGGCGTCCAGAAATATACCGAATACCAGATAACGGTCCTCTGCTTCACATCGCCGGGCGACGGGCCACGCAGCGGTCACGTGACAGTCAAAACCGCCGAAGATG TTCCGGATGAGGTGTCTAGCCTCCGCTTCGACGAGATCAGCGATCGTTCCGTCCGCGTCTCTTGGTCTCCGCCCGAAAAAGATAACGGCAAGTTGACGGGTTACACTGTTCGCTGGTCTGTCAAAGACATGCCGCATACCCTCAAAGTGAAAAACGTCACCGGAGATGTTTCCAGCCTAGTCGTCAACAGCCTACAG CCAACGACACACTACACTTTCGAGGTAGCCGGTTGGACCAGCAGCGGCATGGGTGCTATTAAAACAGCTACAATTCAATCGGGTATCGAACCGGTTCTGCCAGGAGCTCCGACAAGACTAGCCGTTTCCAACATTGAAGCCTTCTCTGTCGTTCTCCAATTCACGCCGGGATTCGATGGCAATTCTTCGGTCACCAAGTGGACAGTTCAG GCCCAGTCATTACGTAACAGCACGTGGGACACGATTTGGGAGGTGACCGATCCAGAGGCAACCACACTAACTGTTAGTAACTTGACGCCGTTCATGGAGTATGCCCTTCGGCTTGTGGCTAATAATGTAGTAGGCCCTTCGCCACCGTCGGAGCCCACTAAACGTTTCCAAACTATTCAAGCTCCTCCGTCGCACGCTCCATTTAACGTTACCGTACGGGCTGTCAGTGCTACTCAGCTGCGTGTCAGATGGACG CCTTTGCAACAAATTGAATGGTACGGCGTGCCCCGCGGTTATAACGTCTCGTACCGTCGGGCAAACGCCGATACGCCTCTCGACGCCGTCAGCATCGAAGACCATAACGCCAACTCCTTTGTTCTGGAAGATCTGGAGGAGTTTACCATTTATCAGGTTATCGTTCAGGCGTATAACGATGTTGGCACGTCACAACCCAGTCCGCCGGCTACCGAACGCACCCGAGAAGCCA CTCCCAGTTCGGGACCGAAGACTGTTTCGGCTAACGAAACATCATCGACGACGATCGTGGTGCGCTGGAACGAAGTTGACCTCCTCCACCGCAACGGCATCATCGAGGGCTATAAAGTCTATTACGGAGCGCTCAACGTGCCCTTCCGCTACAAGAAGGTGCCGAGCAACGCCACTTTCACGACCACGCTAACGGAACTTCGCAAGTTCACCCAATACTCGATCCAAGTTTTGGCTTACACTCGCATTGGAGACGGAGTCCTTTCCGTTCCGCCGATCGTTGTTCAAACTATGGAGGATG TTCCTGGCGTGCCGTCAAATGTGTCGTTTCCCGACGTGTCCTTCTCGAGTGCCCGTGTCATTTGGGACGTTCCAGCCGAACCGAATGGCGAAATTCTTGCTTACCGGGTGACATATTTCATCGACTCGACTCAGGCGACAAATACGAGCAAAGAGTTTTCTCCGTCGGACCGAACTTACCGCGTCACCAATCTCGAAGCAGAGCAGTTTTATATGTTCCATATTGCGGCCAAGACGTCGCTGGGCTGGGGCCAAGCCGCCCGGGCGCTAGTCTACACGACCAACAGCCGCGATGCTCCTCAGCCTCCGTCAGCACCGCACGTCAGCCCCTCACAAATTCAAAGTCAACAAATCACGTTTAGTTGGGCTCCTGGAAGAGACGGCTTCGCTCCGTTGAG ATATTACACTGTTCAATACCGAGGAGACTCCAGTGGGCCGTGGCAGACGGTTAATGAACGTGTAGAGCCCACCGTTACATCCTACACTGTACACGCGTTGAAACCATTTACTGCTTATCAATTCCGGATCCag GCTATCAATGATATCGGTCCGAGTGGATGGAGTTCAGAATCGGAAGTAGTTCGAACACTACCCGCCGCCCCAGCTTCCGGCGTTGCTTCCGTGAAGGTGATTCCGATTACCACAACGAGCGTGCGAATAGTGTGGCATCCGTTGAGTGAAGATGCCTGGAACGGTGACGCCCACACGGCAGCCTACCGAATCGATTACCGTCAAATCACCGATTTCCCCACACCTGCGCTCCTTCAAG GTGGTggtcaaaaggaagaaatctATGATGGAAAGGCATCTCAGATGATATTGAACGACCTTGTCCGTGATAGGAATTACGAAATAATCGTCACTCCCTTCAACTCTCAAGGGCCgggtccttcttcttccccaaCGACCGTTTACGTAGGCGAGGCTGTACCAACCG GTGAACCACGCGAAGTGGCTGCTATCGCTACGTCGCCTACGGAAGTGCGGTTGACGTGGGTGGCGCCTTTGGCCAGCCAGCAGAACGGCGATTTGCTTGGCTACAAGATCTTTTACTTGGCAACGAGTCAAACCATTGACAAAGAAGAGATGGAGGTTGTGCCGGCTTCTCACGTAGCACACTCGTTGCCGTTCATGGACATGTTCACTGAATACCGCATACAAATCGTGGCCTTCAATCCAGCAGGCGACGGTCCACGATCTGTTCCAGTTACTGTTCGCACCTTACAGGGAATTCCTGGGAGCCCTGGATCTTTAAA ATTCAGCGACATTACGATGAACAGTTTGAAGGTGAGCTGGGAAGAACCCAAACAGCCCAATGGAGAAATCACTGGCTATGTAGTGACTTACGAAACGGCCCAACAAGATGAGACTTTCAGCAAGCAAGTCAAACAGAAAGTCACAACTACCTGGCTAGTGGTGGCCAATCTAGAAGAGGAGGTCACCTACTACTTTTCCGTTCGAGCATCCACCTTCGATTTGGGACCACCGGCCACTGGTAATGTAACTACTGGACCGCAAGAAGGCTCACCTGGACGGCCGAAAGATCTTTTAATCGCTCGAACTACTTCGTCCGTCAATTTGCAATGGGAAAATGGGCCAGCCGGTAAAGGCCCCATCGTTGGTTACTACATTGAAAGCCGAAAGAAAg AAGAAGATCAGTGGCAAACGGTAGCACGCACTGATCAAGGCCCAATGCGAGAGTACAGCGTCTCTTATCAGAATCTGATGCCTTCGTCATCGTATACTTTCCGTATCGTAGCTTACAACAAATTTGGCATCTCCTATCCAGTCTACACTCACGATCCG TTTCTTACACCCAGCAAATTGTACTTGGAATACAgctacagtacccaccaaaagCCGTTTTATCACCAAACGTGGTTTTTGGTGACACTAGCTGCCGGCTCAGTAGTGATTATAACCTTGCTTGTGGCTGTTTTGTGCGTCAAGAGCAAAAGCTACAAATATAAAC ATGAAGCTCAAAAAACTTTAGAAGAATCGCTGACCAATGAAGAAATGGGTTTTGCTTTTGAAATGCGGCAGTCAAAACGAACGGGTACAATTGGAAGGAATACGCTTAGTCGTCGCTCGGTTGCTGGTTCCGTTGGAGTGCTCGGCGGCGGAACACTAGGCGGTGCTTCAGCCGGGCCGTCTGTGGTCGGTAAACCACCTCCGCGACCCGCACCCTCTTCTGTCGCATACAACAGTGACGACGAAAGCGCTCGAGGGGGTTACGATGAAAACCCTGACGATAGCAGTCTTACAGAAAAGCCATCGGAAATCAGTTCGACTGATTCTCAG GGATCTGAGAGTGAGCCAGAGAGCGAACGAGGTGAACCGCACTCATTCGTAAATCACTACGCCAATGTAAACGATACTTTGCGGCAATCATGGAAAAAGCAACGACCTGTCAAAAATTATACTTCGTTTACTGACTCTGAACAAGAGGGGTCTACTGTAGTCAGCCTCAATGGCGGACAAATCGTTATGAACAACAAAGCTAGAAGTAGAGCACCCTTACCAGGgttctcttcttttgtgtag